One region of Mucilaginibacter gotjawali genomic DNA includes:
- a CDS encoding IS4 family transposase, translating to MSKSTFFTGQPVFNQLLSNISRSTVTTLAKKHNADHYCKKFKAFDHLVTMLFCCFHHCTSLRELITGMQANAHRLHHLGMKHTPRRSTLADANERRTADFFQDMYHKLFRHHFGVLPDSLPKGRIRDNIFIVDSTTITLFSDVFKACGNANANGRKKGGVKAHILIRAKDDMPHFVHITEAAVNDKTIMPKLSLPKGSILVMDKGYNSYLPMANWTKQGVTWVTRLNKRARWECVEERPVDEKMAASGVRRDRYILLGNPEKAKKVPLQPARLITYYDEKTGKEFEFLTNNKELAL from the coding sequence ATGAGCAAAAGTACATTTTTTACCGGACAGCCGGTGTTCAATCAATTACTTTCCAACATTTCGCGATCAACCGTTACTACGCTGGCAAAAAAGCACAATGCCGACCATTATTGTAAGAAATTTAAAGCATTTGATCATTTGGTTACGATGCTTTTCTGCTGTTTTCATCATTGTACATCGCTTAGAGAGCTTATAACGGGGATGCAGGCAAACGCCCACCGGCTTCATCACCTGGGGATGAAGCATACTCCGCGCAGGAGTACGCTTGCCGATGCCAATGAGCGGCGTACAGCAGATTTTTTTCAGGACATGTATCATAAGTTATTCCGACATCATTTCGGGGTTTTACCGGACAGCCTGCCTAAGGGGCGTATCCGGGATAACATATTCATCGTGGATTCGACGACTATAACCTTATTTTCCGATGTTTTTAAGGCCTGTGGCAACGCGAATGCTAACGGAAGAAAGAAGGGTGGCGTTAAAGCCCATATACTGATCAGGGCTAAGGATGACATGCCACATTTTGTGCATATTACAGAAGCTGCAGTCAACGACAAAACGATTATGCCCAAACTAAGTCTGCCTAAAGGTTCAATACTGGTCATGGACAAAGGCTATAACAGTTATTTACCTATGGCCAACTGGACCAAACAGGGAGTGACATGGGTAACCAGGTTGAATAAAAGAGCCCGCTGGGAGTGTGTAGAAGAACGGCCGGTGGATGAAAAAATGGCTGCTAGCGGTGTTCGCAGGGACCGGTATATCTTATTAGGCAATCCGGAAAAAGCAAAAAAAGTACCCTTGCAGCCAGCACGGCTCATTACTTATTATGATGAAAAAACGGGCAAAGAGTTTGAGTTTCTCACTAATAATAAAGAGTTGGCGCTTTAA
- a CDS encoding SMP-30/gluconolactonase/LRE family protein has protein sequence MADFGLGTMSHTDEPEKGSFYVLDTNHSVTKKMSNVSISNGMAWSADHKIFYYIDTPTFTVVAYDFDKKTAEISNKRIIINIPKEDGSPDGMTIDSGGMLWIAHWDGWQITRWNPDTGKKLLSIPLPAARITSCAFGGDNLEDLYITSAKIGLNNDQLASQPLAGSLFVIKNIGYKGLPAFQFGSQ, from the coding sequence ATGGCAGATTTTGGGCTGGGAACCATGTCGCATACCGACGAGCCGGAGAAAGGTAGTTTTTATGTTTTGGATACCAATCACTCGGTAACAAAAAAGATGAGCAATGTCTCCATTTCAAACGGGATGGCCTGGAGCGCTGATCACAAAATATTTTATTACATCGATACGCCAACCTTTACAGTAGTGGCTTATGATTTTGATAAAAAAACAGCAGAAATAAGCAATAAAAGGATTATTATCAATATTCCAAAGGAAGATGGCTCGCCGGATGGTATGACCATTGACAGCGGGGGGATGCTATGGATAGCGCACTGGGACGGCTGGCAAATAACCCGCTGGAACCCGGATACAGGAAAAAAGCTGCTGAGTATCCCGCTTCCCGCGGCCAGGATAACCTCCTGCGCATTTGGCGGCGATAATTTGGAAGATCTTTACATCACCTCGGCCAAAATAGGCTTAAATAATGATCAGTTGGCGAGCCAGCCGCTGGCAGGCTCCCTGTTCGTTATAAAAAACATCGGATACAAGGGACTCCCGGCATTTCAATTCGGAAGTCAATAA
- a CDS encoding SMP-30/gluconolactonase/LRE family protein, giving the protein MKAEVVLTHQCLLGEGPVWDSNRGVICWVDILSGEIHEYSPESKIHKTIPVNQMIGAAVICRDGNFLAALKNGFGLVNRENGEVNMLADPESHIPGNRFNDGKCGPDGRFWAGNHVAYRRAGER; this is encoded by the coding sequence ATGAAAGCAGAAGTTGTACTTACACATCAATGCCTGTTGGGTGAAGGCCCGGTTTGGGATTCAAATCGTGGCGTTATTTGCTGGGTTGATATTTTAAGCGGCGAAATTCACGAATACTCACCGGAGTCAAAAATACATAAAACTATTCCCGTAAATCAAATGATCGGTGCGGCCGTAATTTGCCGTGACGGTAATTTTTTGGCAGCATTGAAAAACGGGTTTGGGTTGGTGAACCGGGAAAACGGCGAAGTGAATATGCTGGCAGATCCTGAAAGTCATATACCCGGTAACAGGTTTAATGACGGTAAATGCGGCCCCGATGGCAGATTTTGGGCTGGGAACCATGTCGCATACCGACGAGCCGGAGAAAGGTAG
- a CDS encoding alpha-isopropylmalate synthase regulatory domain-containing protein: MQPFIEIMDTTLRDGEQTSGVSFSSSEKLTIAQLLLTEVKVDRIEVASARVSKGEFKAVKGITDWARANGFIDKIEVLTFTDGKTSIDWMIETGAKVMNLLTKGSLNHLTYQLKKTPEQHFKDVAESIAYAVDKDIAVNVYLEDWSNGMRSSQEYVYEYLDFLSTQPVKRILLPDTLGILIPSETRDYLRPIIQRYPDIHFDFHAHNDYDLSIANVLEAIYAGVKGLHLTINGMGERAGNAPLASAIAVINDYVKEVKTNVDEKELYKVSKLVETFSGFRVPVNKPVVGENVFTQTAGIHADGDKKNNLYFNKLMPERFGRERKYALGKTSGKANIENNLQQLGIILSQEDLKKVTDRIIDLGDKKEVVTQSDLPYIISDILDSSAIEEKINVQNYVLTHSKDLRPSVTLKISIEGELFEEHAQGDGQYDAFMNALKMIYCKKGRELPVLTDYAVRIPPGGKSDALCETIITWDYKGHEFKTRGLDSDQTVSAIKATQKMLNQI, encoded by the coding sequence ATGCAGCCTTTTATTGAAATAATGGATACCACCCTGCGCGATGGTGAACAAACCAGCGGTGTATCCTTTTCCTCTTCCGAAAAATTAACCATAGCGCAGCTTTTATTAACCGAAGTTAAAGTCGACCGCATCGAGGTGGCTTCAGCAAGGGTTTCTAAAGGGGAATTTAAAGCGGTAAAAGGCATTACCGATTGGGCCAGGGCCAACGGTTTTATTGATAAAATAGAGGTGCTTACCTTTACCGATGGCAAAACTTCCATCGACTGGATGATTGAAACGGGTGCAAAGGTGATGAACCTGCTTACCAAAGGTTCGTTAAACCACTTAACTTATCAGCTCAAAAAAACGCCTGAGCAGCATTTTAAGGATGTAGCCGAATCCATAGCCTATGCTGTTGATAAGGATATCGCAGTAAATGTTTACCTGGAAGACTGGAGCAATGGTATGCGCAGTTCGCAGGAATATGTATACGAATACCTTGATTTTTTATCAACCCAGCCGGTAAAAAGAATCTTGCTGCCTGATACTTTGGGTATTTTGATCCCGTCGGAAACACGGGATTATTTAAGGCCAATCATTCAGCGATATCCGGATATTCATTTTGATTTTCATGCACATAACGATTACGACCTCAGTATCGCCAACGTTTTGGAAGCGATATACGCCGGTGTAAAGGGCTTGCATTTAACCATTAATGGCATGGGCGAACGGGCGGGCAATGCCCCGCTGGCCAGCGCTATAGCCGTTATAAACGACTATGTAAAAGAGGTTAAAACCAATGTGGATGAAAAGGAGCTGTATAAGGTTAGCAAGCTGGTTGAAACGTTCTCGGGTTTCCGGGTGCCTGTAAATAAACCGGTGGTAGGGGAGAACGTGTTTACTCAAACCGCAGGTATCCATGCCGATGGTGACAAAAAGAATAACTTATATTTTAATAAACTGATGCCGGAGCGCTTTGGGCGCGAGCGCAAATATGCTTTAGGCAAAACCAGCGGCAAGGCCAATATTGAAAATAACCTGCAGCAGTTGGGGATCATTTTATCGCAGGAAGACCTGAAGAAGGTTACTGACAGGATCATCGACCTGGGTGATAAAAAGGAAGTAGTTACACAATCGGACCTGCCTTATATCATTTCCGACATACTGGACAGCAGCGCTATTGAAGAAAAGATCAATGTGCAGAATTACGTATTAACACATTCAAAAGATCTTCGGCCTTCTGTTACCCTTAAAATAAGTATCGAAGGAGAGTTGTTCGAAGAGCATGCACAGGGCGACGGGCAGTATGACGCTTTTATGAATGCTCTAAAAATGATCTACTGCAAAAAAGGCCGCGAACTGCCTGTTTTAACTGATTATGCCGTACGGATCCCGCCGGGTGGTAAATCAGATGCCTTATGCGAAACCATCATCACCTGGGACTATAAGGGCCATGAATTTAAAACAAGGGGTCTGGATAGCGACCAAACAGTTTCGGCTATCAAGGCCACCCAAAAAATGCTTAACCAGATATAG
- the leuD gene encoding 3-isopropylmalate dehydratase small subunit, which produces MAYDKFTVLRSTAVPLPIENVDTDQIIPARFLKATERKDFGDNLFRDWRYNPDNTPKKDFILNDGTYSGKILVGGKNFGSGSSREHAAWAIYDYGFRCVVSSFFADIFKNNSLNIGILPVQVSPEFLDKIFTAVLADPKTELEIDLPAQTIAIAGTDEKESFAINGYKKHNMLNGFDDIDYLQAMKGEIAAFSEKSFY; this is translated from the coding sequence ATGGCTTACGATAAGTTTACAGTATTAAGAAGTACTGCGGTGCCTTTGCCGATTGAGAATGTGGATACCGACCAGATCATTCCGGCCCGATTTCTGAAAGCTACAGAGCGCAAAGATTTTGGCGATAATTTATTCAGGGATTGGCGCTATAATCCAGATAATACACCTAAAAAGGATTTTATTTTGAATGATGGCACCTACTCAGGTAAAATACTGGTAGGGGGTAAAAATTTCGGCAGCGGCAGCAGCCGCGAACATGCGGCATGGGCCATTTACGATTATGGCTTCCGTTGCGTGGTATCAAGTTTTTTTGCGGATATTTTTAAAAACAATTCCCTCAATATCGGGATCCTTCCGGTACAGGTTAGCCCTGAATTTCTGGACAAGATCTTTACCGCTGTACTGGCCGACCCAAAAACAGAATTGGAAATAGACCTGCCTGCGCAAACTATTGCTATTGCGGGCACCGATGAAAAAGAGTCCTTTGCGATTAATGGCTACAAAAAGCACAATATGCTGAATGGTTTTGATGATATTGATTATCTGCAGGCGATGAAGGGCGAAATAGCAGCTTTTTCTGAAAAAAGTTTCTATTAG
- the leuC gene encoding 3-isopropylmalate dehydratase large subunit has protein sequence MSTTPTTLFDKVWDAHVVKKIEDGPDVFYIDRHFIHEVTSPVAFLGLKNRGVPVLFPEKTFATADHNTPTINQHLPVQDPLSANQLKALEDNSAKYGISHWGLNNPKNGIVHVVGPENGITQPGMTIVCGDSHTSTHGAFGAIAFGIGTSEVEMVLSSQCIMQPKPKKMRILIDGKLGKGVTPKDVALFIISQITASGATGYFVEYAGEVFEQMSMEGRMTVCNLSIEMGARGGMIAPDETTFAYLNGKEKAPKGAAWETALAYWKTLKTDADATFDKELHYHAADIEPQITYGTNPGLGTAITKNIPTAADLNEGESSYKKSLAYMGFAEGEQIIGKKVDYVFLGSCTNGRIEDFRAFSSIVKGRKKADNITAWLVPGSHIVESQIKEEGILDILTEAGFQLRQPGCSACLAMNDDKVPAGKYAVSTSNRNFEGRQGPGSRTLLASPYVAAAAAVTGVVTDPREFL, from the coding sequence ATGAGTACCACTCCGACGACCCTGTTTGATAAAGTATGGGATGCGCACGTAGTCAAAAAAATTGAAGATGGACCGGATGTTTTTTATATCGACAGGCATTTTATTCACGAAGTAACAAGCCCGGTAGCATTCCTGGGTTTAAAAAACAGGGGTGTACCCGTATTATTCCCCGAAAAAACTTTTGCAACTGCCGACCATAATACGCCAACTATTAACCAACATTTACCTGTACAGGATCCGCTTTCGGCCAACCAGTTAAAAGCGTTGGAAGATAATTCGGCCAAATACGGTATTTCACACTGGGGGCTTAACAACCCTAAAAACGGTATTGTACACGTTGTCGGTCCCGAAAACGGTATTACACAGCCTGGCATGACCATCGTATGTGGCGATTCGCACACCTCGACCCATGGTGCTTTTGGCGCTATAGCATTTGGCATCGGTACTTCCGAAGTTGAAATGGTGCTTTCTTCGCAATGCATCATGCAGCCGAAGCCAAAAAAGATGCGGATTTTGATTGATGGTAAATTGGGTAAAGGCGTTACGCCAAAAGATGTCGCTTTATTTATCATTTCGCAAATCACCGCCAGCGGCGCAACCGGCTATTTTGTTGAATATGCAGGCGAAGTTTTTGAACAAATGAGCATGGAAGGCAGAATGACCGTTTGTAACCTTTCCATCGAAATGGGTGCACGCGGTGGCATGATAGCTCCTGATGAAACCACTTTTGCCTACCTGAACGGTAAGGAAAAAGCGCCCAAAGGCGCCGCATGGGAAACCGCTTTGGCATACTGGAAAACATTAAAAACAGATGCTGATGCAACTTTTGATAAAGAATTGCATTACCATGCTGCTGATATAGAACCGCAGATTACCTACGGAACCAACCCTGGCTTGGGCACTGCTATAACCAAAAATATCCCAACCGCTGCTGATTTAAATGAAGGTGAATCTTCTTACAAAAAATCATTGGCTTATATGGGCTTTGCCGAGGGCGAGCAGATCATTGGAAAAAAGGTGGACTATGTATTCCTTGGCAGCTGTACCAATGGGCGCATTGAAGATTTCAGGGCATTCTCGTCTATTGTTAAAGGCAGAAAGAAAGCCGATAATATCACCGCGTGGCTGGTTCCCGGATCGCATATTGTTGAAAGCCAGATCAAAGAAGAAGGGATCCTGGATATTCTTACTGAAGCAGGCTTTCAATTACGTCAGCCCGGCTGCTCTGCTTGCCTGGCAATGAATGATGACAAAGTTCCAGCTGGTAAATACGCGGTAAGCACCAGCAACCGTAACTTTGAAGGCCGACAGGGCCCCGGAAGCCGGACATTGCTGGCAAGCCCTTACGTTGCTGCTGCTGCTGCCGTTACCGGTGTGGTTACTGACCCAAGAGAGTTTTTATAA